From a single Brassica napus cultivar Da-Ae chromosome C9, Da-Ae, whole genome shotgun sequence genomic region:
- the LOC106378680 gene encoding mitogen-activated protein kinase kinase kinase 20, translating into MSNKTIIREDNNEALHVVVVNEPSSLEFVSFLGKGGFGSVALMRDSKYQLYAEKSSPMDFIKSLEKEHRIMLRFRNHLRIIQTTSPNLHIGFNLDRCYINMEFASKGTFHNIISQLRGRPMPEFMVGRAALMILQGLEALHSQGYVHCDLKPANVLLFPSKTFGEPWDLKLADFGLSKEPGTDSRSSLSGGTPQYMPPESLGPNGVKMVGPAVDMWSLGCVVAEMFGGWPEKRRGCYAWRLPGLVSPVANDFLRRCMAFQPSRRSTAADLLKHPFVALQRGPMMMTMAPPRPDQMLQYCPPPVRRQIGPVMMMMMAPPRPGDLIC; encoded by the coding sequence ATGTCGAACAAGACGATTATCAGAGAAGACAACAACGAAGCTTtgcatgttgttgttgttaacgAACCATCTTCGCTAGAGTTCGTCTCTTTTCTTGGCAAAGGTGGTTTCGGTTCCGTAGCTCTCATGAGAGATTCCAAATACCAATTATACGCTGAGAAATCATCTCCAATGGATTTCATCAAGAGTCTCGAGAAAGAGCATAGGATCATGCTACGTTTCCGCAACCATCTACGCATAATCCAAACCACGAGCCCTAATCTTCACATAGGGTTCAATCTCGACCGTTGCTACATCAACATGGAGTTCGCCTCCAAAGGCACTTTCCACAACATCATCTCTCAGTTGCGTGGTAGACCAATGCCGGAGTTCATGGTTGGACGTGCCGCTCTTATGATCTTACAAGGACTAGAAGCTCTTCACTCACAAGGCTACGTTCACTGTGATCTCAAGCCGGCCAACGTTCTCCTCTTCCCTTCCAAGACTTTCGGAGAGCCGTGGGATCTCAAGCTTGCTGATTTTGGTTTATCCAAGGAACCGGGTACGGATTCTAGGTCGTCTTTGTCTGGTGGTACGCCGCAGTACATGCCCCCTGAGTCTTTGGGACCCAACGGAGTGAAGATGGTGGGACCTGCCGTTGATATGTGGTCTCTAGGGTGTGTTGTGGCTGAGATGTTTGGTGGCTGGCCTGAGAAGAGGCGAGGTTGCTACGCGTGGAGGCTTCCCGGACTTGTCTCTCCGGTGGCTAATGACTTCTTGAGAAGGTGCATGGCGTTTCAACCCTCGCGTAGATCCACCGCAGCGGATCTGTTGAAACATCCTTTTGTTGCGCTGCAAAGAGGACCCATGATGATGACGATGGCTCCACCACGGCCAGATCAGATGCTTCAGTATTGTCCTCCTCCGGTTAGAAGACAAATAGgaccagtgatgatgatgatgatggctccaCCAAGACCTGGAGATTTGATCTGCTGA
- the LOC106379831 gene encoding trafficking protein particle complex subunit 2, producing the protein MANTACFMIVARNDIPIYEAEVGSAAKREDAAQLHQFILHAALDVVQDLAWTTSAMFLKSVDRFNDLVVSVYVTAGHTRLMLLHDSRNEDGIKSFFQEVHELYIKILLNPLYLPGSRITSTHFDTKVRALARKYL; encoded by the exons ATGGCAAACACTGCTTGCTTTATGATTGTGGCTCGGAATGATATTCCAATCTATGAAGCTGAAGTTGGGTCTGCTGCTAAA AGAGAAGATGCGGCTCAACTGCACCAGTTTATATTACATGCCGCGTTGGATGTCGTCCAAGACTTAGCATGGACTACAAGTGCCAT GTTCTTGAAGTCCGTCGACAGGTTTAACGATCTGGTTGTCTCAGTGTATGTTACTGCAGGCC ATACTCGTCTCATGCTCCTTCATGATTCACGTAATGAGGATGGCATCAAGAGCTTCTTCCAGGAGGTGCATGAGCTTTATATAaag ATTCTTCTGAATCCCTTGTATCTGCCTGGTTCTCGCATCACATCGACGCATTTTGACACCAAGGTACGTGCACTCGCAAGAAAGTACCTTTAG
- the LOC106379832 gene encoding mitochondrial amidoxime reducing component 2 gives MEEQALKIKSIFIYPIKSCRGISVSQATVTQTGFQWDRYWLVVNYKGRAYTQKVEPKLALIESELPKEAFLEDWKPTKNSFLVVRAPGMRPLKIPLTKPSSVAEGVSMWEWTGSAFDEGEEAAKWFSDYLGKQSRLVRFNNETETRPSPPEYAAGYSTTFANTFPFMVSSQASLDKLNTILTEPVPINRFRPNILVDNCDPFGEDLWDEIKINDLVLQGVRLCSRCKLPTVNQETGVPDAAEPIETLMKFRSDKVLMPHKKPHGKVFFGKDMVWNWNITNNQGKGNKTIKVGDSISVLRMISSVSEAAV, from the exons ATGGAGGAGCAAGCTCTGAAGATTAAATCTATTTTCATTTATCCGATCAAATCTTGCCGTGGAATCTCTGTCTCTCAGGCAACTGTAACTCAAACTG GATTTCAATGGGACCGGTATTGGCTAGTTGTGAACTACAAAGGAAGAGCATACACTCAAAAAGTTGAGCCTAAGCTTGCTCTTATTGAATCTGAGCTGCCTAAGGAAGCTTTCTTGGAAGACTGGAAGCCAACAAAGAATTCGTTTTTGG TTGTAAGAGCTCCTGGAATGAGACCCTTAAAGATACCATTGACTAAACCAAGCTCGGTGGCAGAAGGTGTGTCCATGTGGGAATGGACTGGCTCTGCCTttgatgaaggagaagaagctgcTAAATGGTTTTCTGAttatcttggaaaacaaagccGTCTGGTTCGGTTTAATAATG AAACTGAAACTAGACCTTCACCTCCTGAGTATGCAGCTGGTTACTCTACCACATTTGCTAATACATTTCCGTTCATGGTTTCCTCACAG GCTTCTTTGGACAAGCTGAATACAATTCTTACAGAACCGGTGCCTattaaccgttttcgacccaa CATTCTTGTGGATAATTGTGATCCCTTTGGTGAAGATCTTTGGGATGAAATTAAGATAAATGATCTGGTCCTCCAAGGAGTTAGGCTATGTAGTCGCTGCAAG tTGCCAACTGTGAATCAAGAAACCGGAGTTCCAGATGCAGCTGAACCAATTGAAACTCTGATGAAATTCAGATCAGACAAAGTCTTAATGCCACACAAGAAACCGCATGGAAAG GTTTTCTTTGGGAAGGATATGGTTTGGAATTGGAACATAACCAACAACCAAGGCAAAGGCAACAAGACAATCAAAGTTGGTGATTCCATCTCTGTCCTAAGGATGATCTCTTCCGTATCTGAAGCAGCTGTTTAA